The Sporomusa termitida genome has a window encoding:
- a CDS encoding ABC transporter permease, producing MTGNTTAMFKKKSRIGENISRMRKNKIAMVGFVIFLAIAFCTLFADLIVPYHKAIDQDIVHRIQGISTQHWFGTDLYGRDMFARVVHATRNSLGLAIVAVAAGMTIGGLLGSCAGYYGGKVDAVIMRIMDTLMCIPFMLLALAIVAALGAGLVNVLIALVVSMIPSYTRIIRSAILTVVYQDFIEAARACGTSDTFIILKHIIPMAIGPVIVQSTMSVGTMIIWAASMSFLGMGVQPPAPEWGAMLSEGKNYMLVAPHLVVIPGLAIVLTALSLNLMGDGLRDVLDPRLKD from the coding sequence ATGACTGGTAATACTACGGCGATGTTTAAGAAAAAAAGCCGGATTGGCGAAAACATCAGCCGCATGCGAAAAAATAAAATTGCCATGGTTGGTTTTGTTATTTTTCTGGCCATTGCTTTTTGTACTCTGTTTGCTGATTTGATTGTGCCCTACCACAAAGCGATAGATCAGGATATTGTTCATCGCATCCAGGGGATCAGTACGCAGCATTGGTTTGGCACGGACTTATACGGCAGAGATATGTTCGCCCGTGTCGTTCATGCTACCAGGAACTCTTTGGGACTGGCGATTGTAGCGGTTGCCGCCGGCATGACAATCGGCGGATTGCTTGGCTCCTGTGCCGGATATTATGGCGGTAAAGTGGATGCTGTCATCATGAGGATTATGGATACGCTTATGTGTATCCCGTTTATGCTGCTGGCGCTGGCAATTGTTGCTGCTTTAGGGGCCGGTCTGGTAAATGTTTTAATCGCCCTGGTAGTCTCCATGATTCCGTCCTATACCAGAATCATCCGGTCGGCAATCCTGACAGTAGTCTATCAGGATTTTATTGAAGCTGCCCGTGCCTGTGGCACAAGCGATACATTTATTATTTTGAAACATATCATTCCCATGGCGATTGGTCCTGTCATTGTTCAATCGACGATGTCGGTCGGTACGATGATTATCTGGGCAGCTTCGATGAGTTTTTTGGGCATGGGCGTGCAGCCGCCGGCTCCGGAATGGGGCGCCATGCTTTCAGAAGGTAAGAATTACATGCTTGTGGCACCGCACCTGGTTGTCATTCCCGGTCTGGCTATTGTACTGACCGCATTATCGTTAAATTTGATGGGGGATGGTCTCAGGGACGTACTAGATCCTAGACTGAAAGATTAG
- a CDS encoding ABC transporter substrate-binding protein — translation MKKLAGVLVLVVVAALYLTGCGSKSEEVADKNKEVVIGIPSITESFNFYNTQNGYESYSMAQVYDSLVAKDAKGKIIPSLAEAYDVTEDGLQYTFHLRKGVKFSNGTELKAADVVFSMHEALQSAYTSFAYKPLIASCEGTDDYTVVMKLKKSNLGFLDYLSNINYFAVLSEKAVTEAGGSYGTSPDKIVGTGAYKVKDWKPGSHVVYEANDNYFLGQPAIKNVRLKAIADSNTAVIALQTGEIMAYFDSIPGVSYNTIKNSGVLNVVDYATTTYFEVIMNCQNGIFADPNLRKAVALAVDRQNMLSVGVEGHGKLSDYPGNRDGYTAGDPELKNVWYKTDVAAGKQLVAAAGLTGKTVTIKTYSSAPYPQLATVLQSALTSIGLQADVLQMDRSAFIDEALTKGDFEIGICRWAAGTKDMDELWTGSLATASIGITGNWSWYSNPAMDDLLLKAAGETDVEARKSMYKQAIAIFLQDIPQIPLYYPNGSRAYSKQLTIDSGLAEYDKIYNYSWAK, via the coding sequence ATGAAAAAATTAGCAGGGGTATTGGTGTTGGTTGTTGTGGCGGCGTTATATTTAACCGGTTGTGGCAGTAAAAGTGAGGAGGTTGCCGACAAAAATAAGGAAGTCGTCATCGGGATTCCCAGTATTACAGAAAGCTTTAATTTTTACAATACGCAAAACGGCTATGAAAGCTATAGTATGGCCCAGGTCTATGATTCATTAGTTGCCAAAGATGCCAAAGGTAAAATTATACCCTCGCTGGCGGAAGCATATGACGTGACCGAGGATGGATTGCAGTATACGTTTCATTTGCGTAAAGGTGTCAAATTTAGTAACGGTACGGAGTTAAAAGCTGCTGATGTTGTATTTTCCATGCATGAAGCTTTGCAATCTGCGTATACCTCGTTTGCGTATAAACCCCTGATTGCCTCTTGTGAAGGCACTGATGACTACACGGTTGTGATGAAGCTGAAAAAGAGTAACCTGGGTTTTCTGGATTATTTATCAAATATTAATTATTTTGCGGTGTTGAGTGAAAAAGCGGTCACGGAAGCCGGCGGGTCTTATGGTACTTCGCCTGATAAGATTGTCGGCACCGGTGCTTACAAAGTAAAAGATTGGAAACCGGGTTCTCATGTAGTGTATGAAGCCAATGACAATTATTTCTTAGGCCAGCCAGCCATAAAAAATGTCCGTTTGAAAGCAATTGCGGATTCCAATACGGCGGTAATTGCTTTGCAAACCGGGGAAATTATGGCGTATTTTGACAGTATTCCCGGGGTTTCCTACAATACCATCAAAAATTCCGGCGTTTTGAATGTAGTGGATTATGCAACTACAACTTATTTTGAAGTGATTATGAATTGCCAGAATGGTATCTTTGCCGACCCTAACCTGAGAAAAGCAGTCGCTTTGGCAGTTGACAGGCAGAACATGTTGTCGGTCGGGGTTGAAGGTCACGGTAAATTAAGCGATTATCCCGGCAACCGGGACGGCTACACCGCCGGTGACCCGGAACTGAAAAACGTATGGTATAAGACCGATGTGGCAGCAGGGAAACAGTTGGTGGCAGCAGCAGGCCTGACCGGAAAAACGGTAACGATCAAAACGTATTCGTCCGCTCCGTATCCGCAGTTGGCGACTGTTTTGCAGAGTGCGCTGACAAGTATCGGCCTGCAGGCTGATGTATTGCAAATGGACAGAAGCGCTTTTATTGATGAGGCCCTGACCAAGGGGGATTTTGAAATCGGTATTTGCCGCTGGGCAGCAGGTACGAAAGATATGGACGAATTATGGACCGGTTCCCTGGCAACCGCCAGTATCGGCATTACCGGCAACTGGTCCTGGTATAGCAATCCGGCGATGGATGATTTACTTTTAAAGGCAGCCGGCGAAACGGATGTTGAAGCGAGAAAATCTATGTATAAACAGGCCATTGCTATTTTCTTACAGGATATACCGCAGATTCCGTTGTATTATCCGAACGGCAGCCGCGCTTACAGCAAACAGCTTACCATTGACAGCGGCTTAGCGGAATACGATAAAATTTACAATTACTCATGGGCCAAGTAA
- a CDS encoding TetR/AcrR family transcriptional regulator, with the protein MTNQEIKKQYIQTAFEITGQEGEKSVSIRRLAKEIGCNSAILYRCFQDMDELFLYVGFKFLKDYLHDVASLLDQSYDSIELYFKTWECFIEHSFQNPTIFNGLFFGKYPAKIDYISKDYYSMFPEEVVQFNDELKPIFVSGTLAGRNYMMLQRCVAEKIIDDKDTALLSNLIVQMYKGYLKDFLDRRKIFDNPQDREDMKNELLGSYRTIVNRFLAGNF; encoded by the coding sequence ATGACTAATCAAGAAATCAAGAAACAATACATTCAAACAGCATTTGAGATTACCGGGCAAGAGGGAGAAAAAAGTGTCAGCATAAGACGTTTAGCAAAAGAAATTGGCTGTAATTCAGCTATTTTATATCGATGTTTTCAAGATATGGACGAGCTTTTTTTATATGTAGGATTTAAGTTTCTGAAAGATTATCTTCACGATGTGGCGAGCTTGCTTGATCAATCGTATGATAGCATAGAATTATATTTTAAAACCTGGGAATGTTTTATAGAACATTCATTCCAAAACCCTACTATATTTAATGGCTTATTTTTTGGTAAATATCCGGCTAAGATCGATTATATCAGCAAGGACTATTATTCCATGTTTCCCGAGGAAGTTGTGCAGTTCAATGATGAACTTAAACCAATTTTTGTCAGCGGGACATTAGCCGGTAGAAATTATATGATGCTGCAGCGATGTGTTGCGGAAAAAATTATTGACGATAAAGATACGGCACTTTTAAGCAATTTAATTGTGCAGATGTATAAGGGATATCTTAAAGACTTCCTGGATCGACGAAAGATTTTTGACAATCCTCAAGACCGTGAAGATATGAAAAACGAGCTATTAGGATCATATAGAACGATTGTAAACAGATTTTTGGCAGGTAATTTTTAG
- a CDS encoding IS1634 family transposase, which yields MRLKVSRSKNSASLYVTKTVYVDKKEKTITVEKLGTEKELREKLNGQDPYVWAKAYIDKLTKKEKEAAGHIFIKRSQSKLIPKGDQVSFNGGYLFLQQLYHDLNLHHICRSISERYKFSFPLDSILSRLVYGRILFPASKLNTCQLSKTLLEQPDFEIQHVYRALEVIAKESDFIQAELYKNSLAVSKRNDTILYYDCTNYFFEIEQESGDKQYGPSKENRPNPIVEMGLFMDGDGIPLAFCIHSGNTNEQLTLQPLEKKILTDFSLAKFIVCTDAGLSSIDNRKFNDKKDRAFITTQSVRKLKKHLKQWALATEGWSLPQVRGAFDISQIAQSEEAKENYQNATFYKERWIKEDGLEQKLIVTFSFKYQNYQRCIRSRQIERACKLLESNPSSLKKHRQTDCKRFISRTNVTTEGEIAKNEFYTIDQEIIANEEAYDGFYAVCTNLEEDAPAITKINHKRWEIEECFRLLKSDFRARPVYLSRDDRIKAHFTTCFLALTIYRYLEKRVKENFTSTEIISQLRTMNFYCVPGEGYVPTYTRTDFTDALHETFGFRTDYEIVGTKQMKKIFKSTKKQ from the coding sequence ATGCGATTGAAAGTATCACGTTCCAAAAATTCCGCCTCCCTTTATGTCACAAAAACAGTTTATGTTGATAAAAAAGAAAAGACCATTACCGTTGAAAAGCTTGGCACGGAAAAAGAACTCCGGGAAAAGCTCAATGGGCAGGATCCTTATGTGTGGGCAAAAGCGTATATTGATAAATTAACTAAAAAGGAAAAAGAAGCAGCTGGACATATCTTTATAAAGCGATCCCAGTCCAAGCTTATCCCTAAAGGGGACCAGGTATCCTTCAATGGTGGCTATCTTTTTCTCCAACAGTTGTACCATGACTTAAACCTTCATCATATTTGCCGCTCTATTTCTGAACGCTATAAATTTTCGTTTCCCCTTGATTCGATTCTCTCAAGGCTGGTTTATGGCAGAATTCTATTTCCTGCCTCTAAGCTCAATACCTGCCAGCTTTCCAAGACGCTTCTGGAACAGCCTGATTTTGAAATCCAGCATGTTTACCGTGCTCTTGAAGTCATTGCCAAAGAATCCGATTTTATTCAAGCTGAGCTTTACAAAAATAGCCTGGCTGTCTCAAAACGCAATGATACAATTCTTTACTACGACTGTACCAACTATTTTTTTGAAATTGAGCAGGAAAGTGGCGATAAACAGTATGGCCCTTCCAAAGAAAACAGGCCCAATCCGATTGTGGAAATGGGACTGTTTATGGATGGGGATGGCATTCCCCTTGCTTTTTGCATTCACAGCGGCAACACTAATGAACAACTTACCCTACAGCCGTTAGAAAAAAAGATTCTTACGGATTTCTCTCTGGCTAAATTTATTGTTTGTACGGATGCCGGACTCTCTTCCATCGATAATCGCAAATTCAATGACAAGAAAGACCGTGCCTTTATTACCACTCAGTCTGTGAGAAAGCTGAAAAAACATCTCAAGCAGTGGGCTTTAGCTACAGAGGGCTGGTCTCTGCCTCAGGTAAGGGGAGCGTTTGATATTTCCCAAATAGCTCAGTCCGAAGAGGCCAAAGAAAACTATCAGAACGCCACCTTCTACAAGGAGCGCTGGATAAAAGAAGACGGTTTAGAGCAGAAGCTCATCGTTACTTTCTCTTTCAAATACCAAAACTACCAGCGATGTATCCGAAGCCGGCAGATAGAACGCGCCTGTAAACTGCTTGAATCAAATCCTTCCTCATTAAAAAAACACCGCCAGACTGATTGTAAGCGTTTTATCTCAAGGACAAATGTGACAACTGAAGGTGAAATTGCCAAAAATGAATTCTACACTATCGATCAGGAAATCATCGCAAACGAAGAAGCTTATGATGGCTTCTATGCCGTCTGCACAAATCTCGAAGAGGATGCTCCTGCTATTACTAAGATCAATCACAAGCGTTGGGAAATAGAAGAATGTTTTCGCCTGTTAAAATCCGATTTCAGGGCAAGACCGGTATATCTTAGCCGGGATGACCGGATTAAAGCACATTTTACAACCTGTTTTTTAGCACTAACAATCTACAGATATCTGGAAAAAAGGGTAAAAGAAAATTTTACAAGCACCGAAATCATTAGCCAGCTACGGACCATGAATTTTTATTGCGTTCCTGGAGAAGGGTATGTTCCCACTTATACCAGAACCGATTTTACCGATGCTCTACATGAGACTTTTGGCTTCCGTACCGATTATGAGATTGTAGGTACAAAGCAAATGAAAAAAATTTTTAAGTCTACAAAAAAACAATAA
- a CDS encoding ABC transporter ATP-binding protein, which produces MAAKLLEIKDLHIGYFTEKENVKAVNGISFDLNQEETIGLVGETGAGKTTTALGIMQLLPERTGKITGGSILLKGENLLGISKNDMRLNRGSKISMIFQDPMTSLNPTMTVGQQIRESLDIHNKGQKKAELEKRVDKLLELVGIPAGRKYDYPHQFSGGMKQRVVISIALACEPELLIADEPTTALDVTIQAQVLALMESLKKELKTSIIIITHDLGVVAEICDKVAIMYAGEIVEQGTAGDIFAGKSHHPYTIGLFASIPDLTKDTKRLQPIEGLMPDAANLPAGCKFHPRCKCSMEKCKTEAPYRYEQDGHVIACHLLKQE; this is translated from the coding sequence GTGGCCGCTAAACTCCTGGAAATTAAAGATTTACATATAGGATATTTTACGGAGAAGGAAAATGTTAAAGCCGTTAACGGCATCAGCTTTGACTTAAACCAAGAAGAGACAATCGGCCTGGTGGGCGAGACCGGTGCCGGCAAAACCACGACGGCCCTGGGAATCATGCAGTTGCTGCCCGAACGGACCGGTAAAATCACCGGCGGCAGCATTCTGTTGAAGGGAGAAAATTTACTGGGAATTTCTAAAAATGACATGAGACTAAACCGGGGTTCAAAAATTTCAATGATTTTTCAGGACCCGATGACTTCATTGAACCCTACGATGACGGTTGGGCAGCAAATCCGCGAGTCTTTGGATATTCATAATAAAGGACAAAAAAAAGCAGAACTTGAGAAACGGGTCGATAAATTGCTGGAACTAGTTGGCATTCCGGCTGGGAGAAAATATGATTACCCGCACCAATTTTCCGGCGGCATGAAACAAAGGGTTGTTATTTCCATTGCTTTGGCCTGCGAGCCTGAGCTGCTTATCGCGGACGAGCCTACAACCGCTTTGGATGTGACCATACAGGCCCAGGTGCTGGCGTTGATGGAATCCCTTAAAAAAGAACTGAAAACATCCATCATTATTATTACGCATGATTTAGGGGTCGTTGCCGAAATCTGTGATAAGGTCGCCATTATGTATGCCGGCGAAATCGTGGAACAAGGAACGGCCGGGGATATTTTCGCGGGGAAAAGCCACCACCCCTATACGATTGGCCTGTTTGCATCAATCCCGGATCTTACCAAGGATACAAAACGCTTACAACCAATTGAAGGCTTAATGCCTGACGCAGCCAATTTACCTGCAGGCTGTAAATTCCATCCCCGTTGTAAATGCAGTATGGAAAAATGTAAGACCGAAGCCCCTTACCGGTATGAACAGGATGGACATGTTATCGCATGCCATCTGCTGAAGCAGGAGTGA
- a CDS encoding CocE/NonD family hydrolase — MSVNCPEKSLVTDFPYPFCTVENSWIEMPDGARLAARMWLPAVAAGAKVPAIMEYIPYRKTDGTRMRDEPMHGYFAGNGYAVVRVDMRGSGESDGLLQDEYLQQEQDDAVAAIAWISRQPWCDGNVGMMGKSWGGFNSLQVAARRPPALKAVITVGFTDDRYNQDIHYKGGCLLNDNFWWGAIMLAYQCRPLDPHIVGDSWRNRWLERLAAMPFWAELWLKHPTRDAYWRHGSVCEDYAAIQVPVLAIDGWADAYTNTVLSLMQGLHVPRKGIIGPWAHVYAHDGLPAPAMGFLQEAVKWWDHWLKGIANDAMAGPMVQVWMEGCMRPAAKQPVSEGHWVGLEGWPSASITEQPFFMTYGKLLPAASDRPEVVKLKTPQNHGLLAGEWMGAGVLGESPCDQRIDDGMALVFETAVLDKPLEILGYPSFAVELASDKPKAMLFAQISDVWPDGAVTRVAYGVMNLTHLAGHDKVVLLEPGKTVKAFVGLDCCAHTFPAGHRVRLSLATTFWPMFWNMPEAAELSLQLDTAKLILPRFAGAVSSGPNMQPESAPLTPVTVLSPGRVERSLYYDILTDTWTCITNGVGGVFGEGVYRFDDIDVTVEHNLKRELTLANQDPLSAKYTLYQKMRIGRDGWWIDTDIVTTQTADKDYFYLEYEMIAQENEKEVFHKKVNKKLERIGL; from the coding sequence ATGAGTGTTAACTGCCCGGAAAAAAGCTTGGTTACAGACTTTCCGTATCCATTTTGTACGGTAGAAAATAGCTGGATTGAAATGCCGGATGGGGCAAGACTGGCGGCCCGTATGTGGCTGCCGGCAGTTGCCGCGGGAGCGAAAGTGCCGGCAATTATGGAATATATCCCCTACCGTAAAACGGATGGAACCAGGATGCGGGATGAGCCGATGCATGGCTATTTTGCCGGCAACGGCTATGCCGTTGTCCGGGTGGATATGAGAGGTTCCGGCGAATCCGACGGTTTGCTGCAAGACGAATATTTACAGCAGGAACAGGACGATGCAGTGGCCGCGATTGCCTGGATCAGCCGACAGCCGTGGTGCGACGGCAATGTAGGCATGATGGGTAAATCCTGGGGCGGGTTTAACTCACTGCAGGTTGCGGCGAGACGGCCGCCGGCCCTTAAAGCCGTCATTACCGTGGGCTTTACGGACGACAGATATAATCAGGACATCCATTATAAAGGCGGCTGCCTGCTGAATGATAACTTTTGGTGGGGCGCCATTATGCTGGCCTATCAGTGCCGTCCCCTAGACCCGCATATTGTTGGTGATTCCTGGCGCAACCGGTGGCTGGAAAGACTGGCAGCAATGCCCTTCTGGGCTGAGTTATGGCTGAAGCACCCCACCAGAGACGCCTACTGGCGGCATGGCTCGGTGTGTGAGGATTATGCCGCAATTCAGGTCCCGGTGCTGGCCATTGACGGCTGGGCCGATGCTTATACGAATACCGTATTAAGCTTAATGCAGGGCTTGCATGTTCCCCGCAAAGGAATAATCGGACCCTGGGCGCATGTATATGCCCATGACGGCCTGCCGGCACCGGCTATGGGGTTTTTGCAGGAAGCTGTGAAATGGTGGGATCACTGGCTAAAAGGCATTGCCAATGATGCAATGGCCGGGCCGATGGTTCAGGTATGGATGGAGGGCTGCATGCGTCCGGCAGCCAAACAGCCGGTCAGTGAAGGCCACTGGGTGGGTCTGGAAGGATGGCCTTCGGCCTCGATAACGGAACAACCATTCTTTATGACCTATGGCAAGCTTTTACCTGCTGCATCTGACCGCCCGGAGGTTGTAAAGCTAAAGACCCCGCAAAATCATGGTTTACTGGCTGGTGAATGGATGGGGGCCGGGGTATTGGGTGAAAGTCCGTGCGACCAGCGCATTGATGACGGCATGGCGCTGGTATTTGAAACCGCTGTATTGGACAAGCCATTGGAAATATTGGGGTATCCAAGCTTTGCGGTCGAACTTGCCAGTGATAAGCCTAAGGCGATGCTGTTTGCGCAGATTTCCGATGTCTGGCCGGACGGAGCTGTGACCAGGGTTGCTTACGGTGTGATGAACCTTACGCATTTAGCGGGACATGATAAGGTTGTCCTGTTGGAACCCGGCAAAACCGTTAAAGCCTTTGTTGGTTTGGATTGTTGTGCCCATACCTTTCCGGCGGGACACAGAGTCAGATTATCGTTAGCCACTACCTTTTGGCCCATGTTCTGGAATATGCCTGAAGCTGCGGAACTTAGTTTACAGCTTGATACAGCTAAATTGATCTTGCCAAGGTTTGCCGGCGCAGTAAGCAGCGGCCCCAATATGCAGCCCGAATCAGCCCCGCTGACGCCGGTAACCGTTTTATCGCCAGGGCGGGTGGAGCGTTCCCTCTATTATGATATTTTGACTGATACATGGACTTGCATTACGAATGGCGTCGGCGGTGTATTTGGCGAGGGGGTATACCGCTTCGATGATATCGATGTTACGGTTGAGCATAACCTGAAACGGGAATTAACCCTTGCCAATCAGGATCCGCTGTCGGCTAAATATACCCTGTATCAAAAAATGAGAATAGGCCGTGACGGCTGGTGGATTGATACTGATATCGTTACCACCCAGACAGCGGACAAAGATTATTTTTACCTGGAATATGAAATGATAGCGCAAGAAAACGAAAAGGAGGTCTTTCACAAAAAAGTTAATAAAAAGCTCGAAAGAATCGGTCTGTAG
- a CDS encoding DMT family transporter, which produces MSKMKNTLWGHMAAIFCILVWGSTMVSTKMLLQSFSPTEILFFRFAIGYVVLWMLYPKQMKVNGERHELGFFLCGVTGVTLYFLLQHIALLYTYSANISVIVALAPMFTALLAHKFIKEESMGKSAWDDFFIAMVGVAMVCFGNGQGLKINLLGDGLTIVAAFLWGIYSIIMQQLNQSGYPVLGSTRRVFFYGLISMIPILLFTGTEIHFTALLELANLLNILYIGVVASAVCYLTWNTVFSLLGVVKTNMYLYALPLVTTIMAKMVLNEPITMISSIGIVLTIVGLCLAERKGEKKLYEC; this is translated from the coding sequence ATGTCCAAAATGAAAAATACCCTCTGGGGACATATGGCCGCCATTTTCTGTATCCTGGTGTGGGGAAGTACAATGGTGTCTACCAAAATGTTGTTGCAAAGTTTTTCACCTACCGAAATATTGTTTTTTAGATTTGCTATCGGCTATGTGGTATTGTGGATGTTATATCCCAAGCAGATGAAGGTGAACGGAGAACGGCACGAACTCGGCTTTTTCCTTTGCGGGGTTACCGGGGTAACTTTGTATTTTCTGCTGCAGCATATTGCCCTCTTGTACACCTATTCGGCCAATATAAGTGTTATCGTAGCGTTAGCTCCGATGTTTACCGCGCTGCTGGCTCATAAATTTATTAAAGAAGAATCAATGGGTAAGAGTGCATGGGATGATTTTTTTATCGCTATGGTCGGTGTGGCGATGGTCTGTTTCGGTAACGGTCAAGGATTGAAAATAAATTTACTGGGTGACGGATTGACAATAGTTGCTGCGTTTTTATGGGGGATATATTCGATCATTATGCAGCAGCTGAATCAATCCGGTTATCCCGTGCTGGGAAGTACCAGAAGGGTATTTTTTTATGGGCTTATCAGCATGATCCCGATCTTACTGTTTACCGGCACCGAAATACATTTCACAGCTTTATTGGAATTGGCTAATTTGCTTAACATTCTATATATTGGGGTGGTCGCCTCGGCTGTTTGTTATCTAACCTGGAATACTGTTTTTTCTCTTTTGGGCGTTGTTAAAACCAATATGTATCTTTATGCATTGCCGCTAGTTACAACAATCATGGCTAAGATGGTATTAAACGAACCCATTACAATGATCTCCTCGATAGGTATTGTTTTAACAATTGTTGGGTTATGTTTAGCAGAAAGGAAAGGGGAAAAGAAGCTGTATGAGTGTTAA
- a CDS encoding ABC transporter permease yields the protein MGKYVLKRIFMLIPTILVIVFIVFAIMDMTPSDPASLILGTKASEAAKLDLNKQLGMDRPFIVRYGDYVIQAAQSELGTSWRNGRPVYDEIITRFPSTIKLAVAAIVLAMLIGIPLGVLSAVKQYSIFDMIGTTAAMFMAAVPSFWFGLIAILIFALKLHVLPSNGDDSWLHFILPSITLAIPETAGMLRLTRTTMLETIRQDYIRTARAKGQTEWKVIFRHALPNALLPVITSAGMAFGGLLGGVVTIETVFAINGVGSLILTGIQMKDIPVVTGCAVVLALLFMLVMLFVDIMYAYIDPRIRARYSSK from the coding sequence ATGGGAAAATATGTTCTCAAAAGGATTTTTATGTTAATTCCTACGATACTGGTAATTGTTTTTATCGTATTTGCCATCATGGATATGACACCTAGCGATCCTGCATCTTTAATTTTAGGGACGAAGGCGTCGGAAGCAGCCAAACTTGACTTAAACAAACAACTGGGAATGGACCGGCCGTTTATTGTACGTTATGGAGATTATGTCATTCAGGCCGCACAGAGCGAACTGGGAACATCATGGCGGAACGGCCGTCCTGTATATGATGAGATTATAACAAGATTTCCCTCTACAATTAAATTAGCGGTAGCCGCTATCGTGCTGGCAATGTTAATCGGTATTCCCCTCGGCGTTTTATCAGCAGTAAAGCAATATAGCATATTTGATATGATCGGCACAACCGCGGCAATGTTCATGGCGGCTGTCCCCAGTTTTTGGTTTGGATTGATAGCAATTTTAATCTTTGCTTTAAAACTTCATGTACTGCCATCCAACGGTGATGATTCATGGCTACATTTCATCCTGCCGTCCATCACCTTAGCAATCCCGGAAACTGCGGGCATGCTTAGATTAACGCGGACTACGATGCTGGAAACGATTCGTCAGGACTATATCCGTACGGCCAGAGCCAAAGGCCAGACCGAATGGAAAGTAATATTCAGACATGCACTGCCGAACGCCCTGCTGCCGGTTATTACTTCCGCCGGCATGGCATTTGGCGGTCTTTTGGGCGGTGTTGTTACGATTGAAACAGTATTTGCTATTAATGGCGTTGGTTCTTTGATATTAACAGGCATACAGATGAAAGATATACCGGTGGTTACAGGCTGTGCTGTGGTGCTGGCCCTGTTATTTATGTTGGTTATGTTGTTTGTTGATATTATGTATGCCTATATTGACCCGAGAATCCGGGCCAGATATAGCAGCAAGTAA
- a CDS encoding ABC transporter ATP-binding protein, with the protein MDTILLKTVNLKKHFKVSEGTLHAVDGINLQIAKGHTLGIVGESGCGKSTLGRTVLQLVKPTAGEIWFNGQQISHCSHQEWVALRKDMQIIFQDPFSSLNPRMSVYELIAEPLISNHIYKNNADLSQRIFALMVTVGLAERFVNMYPHEMDGGRRQRIGIARALALNPQFIVCDEPVSALDVSIQAQILNLLMDLQEDLGLTYMFITHDLSVVKHISTEVAVLYLGQCVERAPVRELFKHPLHPYTQALLAAIPVPSLSVKRDRAIIKGEVSNPVNPQPGCRFAARCPQVSAACTGRDTELKDQGNDHYVACFLYR; encoded by the coding sequence ATGGATACTATCTTGCTGAAAACAGTTAACCTGAAAAAGCATTTCAAAGTTAGTGAAGGTACGCTTCATGCTGTTGATGGCATTAATTTGCAAATAGCAAAAGGTCATACCCTGGGGATTGTGGGCGAATCGGGGTGCGGGAAATCAACGCTGGGCAGAACGGTTCTGCAGCTTGTAAAACCCACAGCGGGCGAAATATGGTTTAATGGCCAACAAATCAGCCACTGTTCGCACCAGGAGTGGGTTGCTTTACGCAAGGATATGCAGATTATTTTTCAGGACCCATTTTCCAGCTTAAACCCCCGGATGTCGGTGTATGAACTGATCGCCGAACCGTTAATCAGCAACCATATTTATAAAAACAATGCTGATTTATCGCAACGGATTTTTGCTTTAATGGTAACGGTTGGCTTGGCAGAACGGTTTGTTAATATGTATCCCCATGAGATGGACGGCGGGCGGCGTCAGCGCATCGGCATTGCCAGAGCCCTGGCCTTAAACCCTCAATTTATCGTGTGCGACGAACCCGTATCCGCTTTGGATGTATCGATTCAGGCCCAAATTCTGAATTTATTGATGGACCTGCAGGAGGATCTGGGGCTGACCTATATGTTTATTACGCATGATTTATCGGTTGTGAAGCATATTTCCACGGAAGTTGCCGTGCTGTATCTGGGACAGTGTGTGGAAAGAGCCCCGGTGCGGGAATTGTTTAAACATCCGCTGCATCCTTATACCCAAGCCTTACTTGCCGCAATTCCGGTTCCCAGTCTCAGCGTGAAAAGAGATAGGGCAATTATCAAGGGGGAGGTATCAAATCCGGTCAATCCCCAACCCGGCTGCCGGTTTGCCGCAAGATGCCCGCAAGTAAGCGCAGCGTGTACCGGCAGGGATACTGAACTAAAAGATCAGGGCAATGACCACTATGTGGCATGCTTTTTATATAGATAA